From the Huiozyma naganishii CBS 8797 chromosome 2, complete genome genome, one window contains:
- the RRN7 gene encoding Rrn7p (similar to Saccharomyces cerevisiae RRN7 (YJL025W); ancestral locus Anc_5.183), with protein sequence MSTFIRGPVCGTDNCPSRLWRVIAGRRTCQYGHVMEGDIEFNNDEDDVPQLGSMTRRLNLTTTALGTFQSSFNASQLVDPSSTKEQHKKIFGYDARILFLKAFQFILRKQSSYLLHHKNFPQEFPIVVKLVWSHYLKYVNDNDPLANATFSEDEDDDDEIPNSRARIRQRGRANKLGLNINTSVTILYLAAVHLRLPVYTEDFIQWICSSSFPYYKANDQLPKIWQKRLPNYYLGLLNGGRALTGTQFCKKIASTVYRTNFNQHFQDTINLPSLIFRLVGNTTLLPEFYFYTMAMIKRVEKSTDFPVIPSDKPSFNAYHQTPEMKVIAYFILSFRWVLLSDSSRKHKKQTFSSNWLRALKAFQTGWQDSESVTDDNYSNDTLSKQITELFSASDKTDPIDWSERKTLRYLNWLQTTVVEKQSSLRTNSLTIDQNIAQRKLHKLIPLKTDQFPLPTTTPGNITYVEDLQEKYLKVRASLDDDTLHVDAFDTKSNEREDLIARLEYQFLCIISAQFFVPMDILEDCVRRTEEHCLKQIES encoded by the coding sequence ATGTCGACCTTTATTAGAGGCCCAGTATGTGGCACCGACAACTGTCCGTCCAGGTTATGGCGTGTGATTGCAGGGCGAAGGACGTGCCAATACGGTCATGTCATGGAAGGTGACATTGAATTCAAcaacgatgaggacgatgtCCCACAACTCGGATCGATGACCAGGAGGCTGAATCTGACGACAACTGCACTTGGGACATTTCAATCGAGCTTTAATGCATCACAGTTGGTAGATCCCTCGTCAACGAAAGAACAGCATAAAAAGATTTTCGGATATGATGCAAGGATACTGTTCCTGAAAGCTTTCCAGTTCATACTGCGGAAACAAAGCTCATATCTCCTGCATCATAAGAATTTCCCTCAAGAGTTCCCCATCGTGGTTAAACTAGTCTGGTCCCATTATTTGAAATACGTAAACGATAATGATCCTTTGGCAAACGCTACTTTTAgcgaggacgaggatgacgatgacgaaatTCCCAATTCCCGCGCTAGGATACGACAGAGAGGCAGGGCAAATAAGTTGGGATTGAACATTAATACTTCCGTCACTATACTGTATCTGGCAGCTGTTCATCTGAGACTCCCCGTTTACACGGAGGACTTTATTCAATGGATCTGTTCCAGCTCATTTCCGTACTACAAGGCCAACGACCAGTTGCCTAAAATATGGCAGAAGCGTTTGCCAAACTATTATCTAGGGTTGCTCAATGGTGGTAGAGCATTAACTGGGACTCAATTCTGCAAGAAAATTGCCTCGACTGTTTACCGGACCAATTTCAATCAGCATTTCCAGGACACTATAAACCTCCCTTCTTTGATATTCAGATTGGTAGGGAATACAACCTTACTTCCCGAGTTCTACTTCTATACCATGGCCATGATAAAACGTGTGGAAAAATCAACAGACTTTCCAGTCATCCCCAGCGATAAGCCAAGCTTTAACGCTTACCATCAGACACCTGAGATGAAAGTGATTGcatattttattttgtcATTCCGTTGGGTCTTACTCTCTGATAGTTCACGAaaacacaagaaacagaCTTTCTCTAGTAATTGGCTAAGGGCTTTGAAAGCTTTCCAAACAGGCTGGCAAGACAGTGAATCCGTCACTGACGACAACTATAGTAACGATACCCTTTCAAAACAGATAACTGAACTATTTTCTGCCTCAGACAAAACTGATCCCATTGACTGGTCCGAAAGAAAAACCCTGCGTTATTTGAATTGGTTACAAACAACTGTTGTGGAAAAGCAGTCCTCCTTGCGTACGAACTCATTAACCATTGACCAAAATATAGCACAACGGAAGCTACACAAACTGATACCATTGAAAACTGACCAATTTCCGCTACCTACCACCACTCCTGGTAATATCACGTATGTGGaggatcttcaagaaaaatactTGAAAGTGAGGGCATCTCTTGATGACGATACGTTGCATGTTGATGCGTTCGACACGAAGTCAAATGAACGTGAAGACCTGATAGCTCGTTTGGAATATCAATTTCTATGCATAATTTCTGCTCAATTCTTTGTTCCGATGGATATCTTGGAGGATTGTGTACGCAGGACAGAGGAACACTGCTTGAAACAAATAGAATCATGA
- the APS3 gene encoding Aps3p (similar to Saccharomyces cerevisiae APS3 (YJL024C); ancestral locus Anc_5.187): MIHAVLIFNKKCQPRLIKFYTPVDLAKQKLLLEQVYELISQRITDFQSSFLVTPPSLLSTGDDDIVNEDIQIIYKNYATLFFTFIVDDQESELAILDLIQTFVEALDRCFTEVNELDLIFNWQTLQSVLEEIIQGGMVIETNVSNVVESVDALNKISDGSENRFSASFGNALQAFAQGSFSQWASGQ; the protein is encoded by the exons ATGATCCATGCTGTACTGATAT TTAACAAGAAATGCCAACCAAGGCTTATCAAATTCTATACTCCCGTGGATCTCGCTAAGCAGAAACTACTACTAGAACAAGTGTACGAACTGATTTCCCAGCGTATTACAGATTTCCAGAGTTCATTTCTGGTGACACCCCCCTCCCTTCTTTCGACCGGTGATGATGACATCGTCAACGAGGATATACAGATAATATACAAAAACTATGCCACGTTGTTCTTCACCTTTATCGTTGACGATCAGGAATCTGAGTTAGCAATACTAGATCTTATCCAAACATTTGTAGAGGCGTTGGACCGATGTTTCACGGAGGTTAACGAGCTGGATTTAATCTTCAATTGGCAAACTCTACAGAGCGTCCTTGAGGAGATAATACAGGGTGGTATGGTCATCGAAACAAATGTTTCAAATGTGGTTGAGTCCGTAGATGCATTGAACAAGATTTCAGACGGCTCGGAGAATAGATTCTCCGCCAGTTTCGGGAATGCTTTGCAGGCGTTTGCTCAGGGAAGTTTTAGTCAATGGGCATCAGGCCAGTAA
- the UBR2 gene encoding putative ubiquitin-protein ligase UBR2 (similar to Saccharomyces cerevisiae UBR2 (YLR024C); ancestral locus Anc_5.191), whose protein sequence is MEVYKHRRIPETLRDFLTYLPGICSNEYNELVSYVLWKTVTLCVSNSNHSIQWRSIIENLDDIRTNKSKYNNLLPNSEWRKQFFDEPPESHHDGFMCSRDCFAFETVYYCFTCTTNPFDEICDYCFDKEQHIGHDYTAKIVIRSEGRVCHCGDSAAFKIAKNAYKCKASSHNKARPTERVNSEDVQGAIGDILDYIIENMKRTKNWKMRNKATVEFDDVEQGIDSVVPGTGDNDNANLGNTTIPNGNVKLRDSFENLCDMVYSQYASNRNLEEKWALQIDNEDLVTYSVDLVSKLTRILNKPVEYATSIITALENDTSPVTVLESQDYSKLEKIRQLFYKEGITMNIRRMHDLFKIYLIQDLIDWLYTFSRSKINCHDVKAAIRCAMLCPWRAKEPPSEYDSLSPDPMVNEINLFGGFLVSGKQDTTNPWFTPWNFTDIDDQRISQIMVEYNINLVQGTTSEFLTHFYTIHGSRFQHILTECTSHLTKTASFRIVNVLCSLFTITDNIRKCLAAQYFDVYLTLLYDTVASDKGQTKVSLISLLSQYTFQNPSFANMAIESGFIERTLKFAYTLMAFRPKDLTSCLPVSLYDGFKLPSGAIRNRRTIICFKDICVLLSTHTAPKELLEREPIFDGIINAFTEFNNVLPLKRETMEHVEYENFEFSSFYFFFSSILIMTDGYIRSISMLTDKELKASIVMKLLKVAISKEFELLGNFRKNVSIPFIPSQPLAETSGSLKSDLLTMKEKICNHEATTINFKVGVDIQNFFNPMSYLFKFVLVWARCGRFSPLPSELRDCIDFSSIFKKKEDALYISESALSTLVLLGQINTGFWVRNGTPITHQARMYTKYSMREYAYVSDIYNVQFSMCMGNPNDFMVTYLSRWGLKNWANGFPMGDYPEEGTVVAIVNECLLLLIQLLTELKSLVAISAEESFKMTLKSEIIHSICFSSVSYSQIIENTPEHVAKHAAFDSHLELYTNYTPPSGLVDVGYFTLKDEYLAEINPYYFGLAQSKRYEVEKKMRDNMAQAKDIRYEDTFIPAMRVIDVLLDTPYAGLYSITSEDTFGAFLKSTLDHITKFKYDVLLPRIIHLIHLAVVNNLNDFTKVFWHEYAIADTEFCHYHSIGSLLYSFLLIDDFSVVHGKIREIFRYLHHTAPHIDVDSYLNEQTLSYNAEVVWSGGQVNIVKDEALLKKKMKAKLRTEKLLQKFARQQARFMENNTNDVRSDEDVNMESPGNSRATFVSMDTTDPTYWNFPDDHCALCKMPKESDPFVYFSYQEYNICDNDVNFNNSGSVKKLFWPEKEAKRSSLGHIDKRHVIRACGHGAHIKCLGNHMKSKREVHTQATKNIPCSFGYGLLYCPVCNSLGNSFLPNTQDYQKRCLNDFFSIRSTPAGDVYDDRSGSIAVRDKATMIFMKLSGYNEPYGGNSYGTLNMLVVNTVFNLELRLRSRFLDKQAIITRPKISNQCLMTLRLLMELKSQVFLAGAYSYRPLEDAIFFEKNDKNCWDLFASNICGENLLLCVSTMLENAGGLKVVGNACLLRVLKLKFFQDFSSLMLNLKDSNLVELLSKSESYSLDAVRKRYGSSFDQEGFTTMELLLRDFMSLTDSSGLQVPVETFKYHIYDIMKKGITVFLRRVYILFLARYPDFENSIDEPQIDETDYYVRGLKLPGVSSFSNFLKIYMLDMNDILQNKPLVRTFNELKGVKSEIPSFPCPERIYLLNLPHKLSDIVLELERADTGKYLRTEPAVCLFCGEVKNIQGHVVQTMYRMGECTDHVRNECAAMSTFGVFLIVKTNMLYISYGERGTFFPTPYMNKYGDSDVEFKFATPVYLDADRYDALSNDLILGNMVPHIVFCRTDCNADLGGWETL, encoded by the coding sequence ATGGAGGTATATAAGCACAGGCGCATTCCTGAAACCTTGCGAGATTTCCTAACTTATTTGCCTGGAATTTGTTCCAATGAGTACAACGAGCTAGTGAGTTACGTTCTTTGGAAGACGGTGACTTTATGCGTAAGTAACTCCAATCATTCAATTCAGTGGAGATCCATTATCGAAAACCTTGATGATATCAGAACGAACAAGTCGAAGTACAATAACCTATTACCCAACAGTGAATGGAGAAAGCAGTTCTTTGATGAACCTCCCGAAAGCCACCATGATGGCTTTATGTGTTCGAGGGATTGCTTTGCCTTCGAAACTGTCTATTATTGCTTTACTTGTACCACCAACCCATTTGATGAAATTTGCGATTACTGTTTCGATAAGGAGCAGCATATAGGTCACGATTATACTGCAAAGATTGTGATACGATCTGAGGGGAGGGTATGTCATTGTGGGGATTCTGCGGCGTTTAAAATTGCCAAAAATGCATATAAGTGCAAAGCTTCATCTCACAACAAGGCACGACCAACTGAGCGTGTAAACAGCGAAGATGTGCAAGGAGCCATTGGTGACATACTGGATTACATTATTGAAAATATGAAGCGAACTAAGAATTGGAAAATGCGCAACAAAGCCACAGTAGAATTTGACGATGTAGAACAGGGTATAGATAGTGTTGTCCCTGGCACGGGCGATAATGATAACGCAAATCTGGGGAACACCACGATACCGAATGGTAATGTCAAACTCCGCGATAGCTTCGAAAACTTATGTGACATGGTCTACTCACAGTACGCTAGTAACAGAAATCTCGAGGAAAAATGGGCATTGCAAATTGATAACGAAGATTTGGTAACTTATTCGGTAGATTTAGTTTCCAAACTGACGcgtattttgaacaaaccTGTAGAATACGCAACTTCGATAATCACGGCGCTGGAGAACGACACGTCCCCAGTTACCGTGCTCGAATCTCAAGATTACTCCAAATTAGAGAAAATCCGCCAACTGTTTTACAAAGAGGGCATAACAATGAACATAAGGCGAATGCATGATCTGTTTAAAATTTATTTAATTCAGGATCTAATAGACTGGCTTTACACCTTTTCCCGCTCCAAAATCAATTGCCATGACGTTAAGGCGGCTATCCGGTGTGCTATGCTTTGTCCTTGGAGGGCGAAAGAGCCCCCCTCAGAATATGATTCTCTTTCTCCAGATCCAATGGTCAATGAAATTAATTTATTTGGTGGATTTTTGGTTTCAGGGAAACAAGATACCACGAATCCTTGGTTCACGCCTTGGAACTTCACTGACATCGATGATCAAAGAATTTCACAGATAATGGTAGAATATAACATAAATTTGGTACAGGGGACCACTTCGGAATTTTTGACACACTTTTATACTATCCACGGCTCGAGATTTCAGCATATTCTTACGGAATGCACTTCACACCTAACAAAAACTGCCAGTTTTAGGATAGTGAACGTGCTTTGTTCTCTTTTCACAATTACAGATAACATCAGAAAATGTTTAGCCGCCCAGTATTTTGATGTTTATTTAACATTACTATATGATACAGTTGCTTCAGACAAAGGTCAGACAAAGGTTTCGTTGATAAGTCTTCTGTCTCAGTACACATTTCAGAATCCTTCGTTTGCAAATATGGCCATTGAAAGCGGCTTCATTGAAAGGACCTTGAAATTTGCATATACCCTTATGGCTTTTCGACCTAAGGATTTGACTTCCTGCTTGCCAGTGTCTCTATATGACGGGTTCAAATTGCCCAGTGGAGCTATTCGCAACAGAAGAACAATAATAtgtttcaaagatatttgCGTTTTATTGTCTACACATACCGCTCCGAAAGAGTTATTGGAAAGGGAGCCAATTTTTGATGGAATTATAAACGCGTTTACAGAATTCAACAATGTACTTCCTCTAAAGCGTGAAACAATGGAGCATGTAGAGTACGAAAACTTTGAGTTTTCCTCGTTTtactttttcttttcctctaTTCTAATAATGACCGACGGATACATTCGCAGTATCTCCATGTTAACAGATAAAGAGCTTAAGGCTAGTATTGTAATGAAGTTGCTGAAGGTTGCCATTAGTAAAGAGTTCGAATTACTGGGAAATTTTAGAAAGAATGTTTCAATTCCATTTATCCCATCCCAACCACTCGCAGAAACGAGTggttctttgaaaagtgACTTACTAACaatgaaagagaaaatcTGTAATCATGAGGCAACCACTATCAACTTTAAAGTAGGGGTCGACattcaaaacttttttaACCCCATGTCATACCTGTTTAAGTTTGTCCTGGTATGGGCTCGGTGTGGAAGATTTTCTCCGCTTCCCTCTGAATTGAGAGATTGTATTGACTTCTCGTCcattttcaagaagaaggaggacgCTCTTTACATATCCGAATCTGCACTTTCAACTTTAGTTCTGCTGGGGCAAATTAATACTGGTTTTTGGGTAAGGAATGGTACCCCAATAACACATCAAGCAAGAATGTACACCAAATACAGTATGCGTGAGTATGCATACGTGAGTGATATTTACAACGTCCAATTCAGCATGTGCATGGGCAACCCGAATGATTTCATGGTAACGTACCTTTCCCGCTGGGGCTTGAAAAACTGGGCCAATGGTTTTCCTATGGGAGACTATCCGGAAGAAGGGACAGTTGTCGCAATAGTTAATGAATGtcttttgttgttgattcAACTGTTGACAGAATTAAAATCTTTGGTAGCTATATCCGCCGAAGAGAGTTTTAAAATGACATTAAAGTCGGAAATCATTCATTCTATCTGCTTTAGCAGTGTCAGCTACAGCCAAATTATAGAGAATACGCCAGAACATGTAGCAAAGCATGCTGCATTTGACTCCCACTTAGAATTATACACGAACTATACACCGCCTTCGGGTCTTGTGGATGTTGGATATTTTACGCTAAAGGACGAATACCTAGCAGAAATAAACCCGTACTACTTCGGACTAGCCCAGAGCAAGCGATATGAggtagaaaaaaaaatgagagATAATATGGCACAAGCTAAAGATATAAGATACGAGGACACTTTTATTCCAGCCATGAGAGTGATTGACGTCCTCCTAGACACTCCATATGCTGGGTTGTATTCTATTACATCAGAGGACACATTCGGAgcttttttgaaaagtacATTAGATCACAtaacaaaattcaaatATGACGTTTTACTCCCCAGGATTATTCATTTGATTCATCTTGCTGTTGTCAACAACCTGAATGATTTCACCAAAGTATTCTGGCATGAATACGCTATCGCAGATACAGAGTTTTGCCATTACCATAGTATAGGTTCCCTTTTATACTCCTTCCTTTTGATTGACGACTTCTCAGTGGTCCACGGTAAAATTAGAGAGATATTCAGGTATCTTCACCATACTGCGCCGCATATTGACGTGGACAGTTATCTAAATGAGCAAACTCTGTCGTACAATGCTGAAGTCGTGTGGTCAGGAGGGCAAGTCAATATCGTGAAAGATGAAGCTCTTCttaagaagaaaatgaaggcCAAACTTAGAACCGAGAAGCTGTTGCAAAAATTTGCTCGTCAACAAGCAAGATTTATGGAGAACAACACCAACGATGTACGCTCAGATGAAGATGTTAATATGGAATCCCCTGGAAACAGTCGCGCCACATTTGTATCAATGGATACCACTGATCCGACTTATTGGAATTTTCCCGATGATCATTGTGCGCTCTGCAAAATGCCCAAAGAAAGTGATCCATTTGTTTATTTCTCTTACCAGGAGTACAATATATGTGACAATGATGTAAATTTCAATAACAGCGGGTCTGTGAAGAAATTATTTTGGCcagaaaaagaagcaaaGCGAAGCAGCTTGGGGCATattgataaaagacacgTTATTAGAGCATGTGGCCATGGTGCGCATATTAAATGTCTCGGTAACCATATGAAGAGTAAGAGAGAAGTCCATACTCAGGCAACCAAAAACATACCATGTTCATTTGGTTATGGTCTGTTATACTGTCCTGTTTGTAACTCTCTGGGAAACTCGTTTTTACCTAATACGCAAGACTACCAAAAGAGGTGTTTAAATGACTTTTTCTCGATCAGATCAACACCTGCGGGTGATGTGTACGATGATAGATCAGGATCGATCGCGGTACGTGATAAAGCGACAATGATCTTCATGAAACTGTCTGGGTATAACGAACCATATGGTGGTAATTCGTATGGAACTTTGAACATGCTCGTTGTTAACACCGTCTTTAATCTGGAGCTTCGTCTTCGTTCCAGATTCTTAGATAAACAGGCAATAATCACGCGTCCAAAGATCTCAAATCAATGTTTGATGACATTGAGGTTGCTAATGGAACTTAAATCCCAAGTTTTCCTTGCAGGCGCGTATTCTTATCGTCCATTAGAAGATGCAAttttcttcgagaagaaTGATAAAAACTGCTGGGACCTTTTTGCTTCCAACATCTGTGGGGAGAATCTGCTTCTTTGTGTATCAACGATGCTCGAAAATGCCGGTGGATTAAAAGTGGTGGGTAATGCTTGTCTTTTGAGGGTGTTAAAgctgaaattttttcaagacTTTTCAAGTTTAATGCTAAATTTGAAAGATAGCAATCTCGTGGAGTTATTGAGTAAATCGGAGAGCTACTCATTGGATGCTGTGCGTAAACGATACGGTTCCTCATTCGACCAAGAGGGTTTTACAACGATGGAACTACTGCTGAGAGATTTTATGTCTTTGACAGATTCTTCAGGTCTCCAAGTTCCTGTTGAAACGTTCAAATATCACATTTACGACATAATGAAAAAGGGTATTACCGTTTTTCTCAGGAGGGTATACATCTTATTTCTAGCAAGGTAtccagattttgaaaattcCATCGATGAACCGCAGATTGATGAAACGGATTACTATGTTCGAGGGCTTAAGTTACCGGGTGTATCTTCAttctcaaattttttgaagatttaTATGCTTGATATGAATGACATACTGCAGAATAAACCGTTGGTAAGAACTTTTAATGAACTTAAGGGTGTGAAATCTGAAATCCCTTCGTTCCCATGCCCCGAGCGAATCTATTTGCTGAATCTACCTCATAAACTTTCGGATATCGTTCTTGAACTGGAGAGGGCTGATACTGGAAAGTACTTGAGAACTGAGCCGGCAGTGTGTCTCTTCTGTGGGGAAGTCAAGAATATCCAAGGTCACGTTGTGCAGACCATGTACCGAATGGGTGAATGTACAGATCATGTTCGAAATGAGTGTGCGGCAATGTCGACGTTCGGAGTCTTTTTGATAGTGAAGACTAACATGCTGTATATCTCGTATGGGGAGAGGGGTACATTTTTTCCCACACCATACATGAACAAGTACGGTGACTCTGATGTCGAGTTCAAGTTCGCTACGCCTGTGTATTTAGATGCAGATCGGTACGATGCACTGAGCAACGACTTGATACTGGGCAATATGGTACCGCATATTGTGTTTTGCAGAACCGACTGCAACGCCGATCTTGGTGGATGGGAGACGCTATGA
- the TYS1 gene encoding tyrosine--tRNA ligase TYS1 (similar to Saccharomyces cerevisiae TYS1 (YGR185C); ancestral locus Anc_5.192): protein MATTTTTVDPTEAFELITKNLQEVLNPQIIKNVLEVEKRHLKLYWGTAPTGRPHCGYFVPMTKLADFLKAGCEVTVLLADLHAFLDNMKASLEVVQYRAKYYELTIKAFEKHQVPIEKLKFVVGSSFELAPEYTLDIFKMANVVSQNDAKRAGADVVKQVANPLLSGLIYPLMQALDEEYLKVDAQFGGVDQRKIFVLAEENLQSIGYKKRAHLMNPMVPGLAQGGKMSASDPNSKIDLLEDPKVVKKKINSAYCSPGDVEENGLLSFVQFVVAPIQELKHGSGHFEFFIDRPEKFGGPITFHSFDELKTAFKEQTLSPPDLKTGVADAINTLLAPLKKEFAENKEYQEAEAKGYPAVEKNVKKQKKPKNKGTRYPGASKDENGTAAVENTAEQLEKTTI, encoded by the coding sequence ATGGCTACTACTACGACTACTGTTGACCCAACGGAGGCTTTTGAGCTAATTACAAAGAACCTGCAAGAGGTGCTGAACCCTCAGATCATCAAGAATGTGCTCGAGGTCGAGAAGAGACacttgaagttgtactGGGGCACAGCCCCCACAGGGAGACCACACTGTGGTTATTTTGTGCCCATGACGAAATTGGCcgattttttgaaggcCGGCTGTGAGGTGACCGTGCTGCTTGCCGACTTGCACGCCTTCTTGGACAACATGAAGGCCTCGTTGGAGGTTGTCCAGTACAGAGCCAAATACTACGAATTGACCATCAAGGCATTTGAGAAGCATCAAGTCCCCATTGAGAAGTTGAAGTTTGTGGTCGGGTCCTCCTTCGAATTGGCACCAGAATACACTCTGGACATTTTCAAGATGGCTAACGTCGTCTCGCAGAACGATGCAAAGAGGGCCGGTGCCGATGTCGTGAAACAGGTCGCCAACCCATTGCTTAGCGGGCTTATTTACCCGCTGATGCAGGCATTGGACGAGGAGTACTTGAAAGTCGACGCCCAATTTGGCGGGGTCGACCAGAGAAAGATCTTCGTGCTAGCCGAGGAGAACCTACAATCGATAGGTTACAAGAAGAGGGCCCATTTGATGAACCCAATGGTTCCAGGTCTGGCCCAAGGCGGTAAAATGTCCGCTTCTGATCCAAACTCGAAGATTGACCTGTTGGAGGACCCCAAGGTggtcaagaagaagataaaCAGCGCATACTGTAGCCCCGGTGACGTTGAAGAGAACGGGTTGCTCTCCTTTGTTCAGTTCGTCGTTGCACCAATCCAGGAATTGAAGCACGGTAGTGGGCACTTCGAGTTCTTTATCGACAGACCAGAGAAGTTCGGCGGGCCCATCACGTTTCACAGTTTCGATGAATTGAAAACCGCATTCAAGGAGCAAACGTTGTCCCCACCAGATTTGAAGACCGGTGTCGCTGATGCAATCAACACCCTCTTGGCTCCTTTGAAAAAAGAGTTTGCAGAAAATAAAGAGTACCAAGAGGCTGAAGCGAAGGGCTACCCAGCAGTGGAAAAAAAcgtcaagaaacagaagaaaccaaagaacAAAGGTACCAGATACCCAGGTGCCTCAAAGGACGAGAATGgcactgctgctgtagAAAACACCGCAGAGCAACTAGAGAAAACAACAATCTAA
- the IZH3 gene encoding Izh3p (similar to Saccharomyces cerevisiae IZH3 (YLR023C); ancestral locus Anc_5.197): MDSLTKLKKKGIDNYGKVKQSGKDFANRCHYSKLVSARFNENGIVAEQKAAERQPLERPVTHHPVTVNATVHRNKVWVNGGLEGESQDSLNSEATTLVNAKAMDGLERCSSRKFIYEDNSKSNSYSTATVAERQFSSQASSPSPSPVLKSDGFESSSSSPTSEVFEKAVSLEDRVKFLLDQCKGIPKHMLKPSEEVEALITAYNHDVAFQEGREKLLHYYELPFPWRENRYIIHNYRFYDSNVKSLLSAINWYGWHNETSNIWSHFLGFFYVVYLAVYEFPQSVVFQSDRIPSSAKFVVYIFLFAAMKCLIASAFWHTFNGTAFLKMRRRFACVDYSGISILITASILTAEFVTLNDHRPMMILYMTISLTLGIIGVFLNCSPQFDTPEARPLRIRFFMLLAAMGVLSFINASYLESWAYAVDLLSPITNKSIVWYLVGVVFYGSFIPERFRTDVVVDDRIPTTFQLGTDLDIITKDKEIHFRHKPTCCHHPRKGIFSCWWVDYVGCSHTFWHIFVVLGVVGHYKAIIDMFTTKWLVN; encoded by the coding sequence ATGGATTCGCTCACAAAGCTTAAGAAGAAAGGTATAGACAATTACGGGAAGGTGAAGCAGTCCGGTAAGGACTTTGCCAACAGGTGCCACTACTCCAAGCTTGTTTCTGCCCGTTTTAACGAGAATGGGATCGTCGCTGAACAGAAGGCTGCGGAAAGGCAGCCGTTGGAAAGACCCGTGACCCACCACCCGGTGACTGTGAACGCTACAGTTCACAGGAACAAAGTCTGGGTTAACGGGGGGCTGGAGGGCGAGTCGCAGGACTCGCTGAACTCGGAGGCCACCACGCTGGTCAACGCGAAGGCAATGGACGGGCTGGAACGTTGCTCGTCCAGAAAGTTCATCTACGAGGACAACAGCAAGAGTAATTCGTACTCGACCGCGACTGTGGCCGAGAGACAGTTCTCTTCGCAGGCGTCGTCGCCCTCACCTTCCCCAGTGCTGAAATCAGACGGGTTTgagtcgtcgtcgtcgtcaccCACCTCAGAAGTGTTTGAGAAAGCTGTGTCCCTGGAGGACAGGGTGAAGTTTCTATTGGATCAGTGTAAAGGTATCCCAAAACACATGCTGAAACCATCTGAGGAGGTGGAGGCACTGATCACCGCGTACAACCACGACGTCGCGTTCCAAGAGGGTCGCGAAAAATTGTTACATTACTACGAACTGCCCTTCCCCTGGAGAGAAAACAGGTACATTATCCACAACTACAGGTTTTACGACTCCAACGTAAAGTCCCTGCTGTCCGCGATCAACTGGTACGGGTGGCACAACGAGACTTCGAACATTTGGTCACATTTTCTTGGGTTTTTCTACGTCGTTTATTTGGCAGTGTACGAGTTCCCTCAGTCAGTGGTGTTTCAATCGGATAGGATCCCCTCGAGTGCTAAATTCGTCGTCtacattttcttgttcgCGGCCATGAAGTGTCTGATAGCATCCGCTTTCTGGCACACTTTCAACGGAACCGcgtttttgaaaatgcGCCGCAGATTCGCCTGTGTCGACTACAGCGGGATATCCATCCTGATCACCGCATCCATCCTGACCGCAGAGTTCGTCACACTCAACGATCACCGTCCAATGATGATACTGTACATGACGATCTCATTGACGCTCGGTATCATCGGGGTGTTTTTGAACTGCTCCCCACAGTTCGATACACCGGAGGCAAGACCCCTACGGATCAGGTTCTTCATGTTGCTCGCTGCAATGGGGGTCCTTTCCTTCATTAACGCGAGCTACTTGGAATCATGGGCTTACGCGGTGGACTTGTTAAGTCCCATCACAAACAAATCCATCGTTTGGTACTTGGTCGGCGTTGTCTTCTACGGGTCCTTCATCCCAGAGAGGTTCAGAACGGACGTGGTCGTCGACGACAGAATTCCAACAACTTTCCAACTGGGGACCGACCTCGACATCATCACCAAGGATAAAGAGATCCACTTCAGACACAAACCTACGTGCTGCCACCACCCAAGAAAGGGCATTTTCTCCTGTTGGTGGGTCGATTATGTCGGGTGCTCCCACACTTTCTGGCACATATTCGTCGTCCTAGGGGTCGTCGGCCATTATAAAGCAATCATAGACATGTTCACCACAAAATGGTTGGTCAATTAA